Within Ipomoea triloba cultivar NCNSP0323 chromosome 9, ASM357664v1, the genomic segment TAAATCATATAGTAGGACAATTGAGGAGAGATTTTGCATCATCACAAAGGATGTGATTTTTGTGGTTAGTTAGTTCAAAAGGGTTTAAAGAGAGCTGAAGTATTAGCAATACTGCATCCTTTCCATGATACGAAGGATTTGTATTATAATGGTTCAAGTTCCTAGTTAGTTGAAAGCGCATATGGTACAACATTAAATTGCAATGAGTCTTTGGCAGTTCTGTGCAGAATGAGCCTTAGTTCTGGAAGCAAGCTCACAAAACCTTTCTCCTATAAGCTCGCAAAACATTTCTACTTTGTTATGCAGACCTATCTTATCCAGCTTCATTTCTCTAGAGATGACTAATGTATAAAATGATGTTACCTAAGTTGTGATAGAGTTGATTTGGTTTCGTTTTAGTTTTGAAATACTTTATTTGAGGCTTCATTCTACAGTGTGATTTTCTACCTGGCGCTTATGACAATGGAGGTTGGCGATGGGGTCTAGAGGACCTAATGGTAATTGGTAACACGGGGAAGTGTTCTGTTTTGAGTGATGGGTGATGTCATTGAGTAGGTTAGTGGTTATAGGGAGAATGTAAGACTGGATAAGTGTTTCTTGAAGGCATTGGCTTTCAACTACAGTAATTGGACTAGGGAATGGGGAAGAAAGTGACATATGAATTACCCTATTGTTCTGCAAATCCGAAGTGCATGTTTCAATTATTTGGCAAAATCTGGTAGACGGTGCCAGATGAATCTAGTTCAAAGGTAGGTCTTTCTTGGAAATGATCAAAAGAATTgtaaacaaatgaaatattaaaatagtgtaaagaaaataaagaaccACAATGTTTTTGACCCATTCATTATCTTCCGGAATTTCAAGTTTGATGAGGCAAAGTTGAAGACTAGTTCTGAAGGGTAATACTTTACCCTGTTGAAGACAATCTTCCATCAGTAATTCTTTGGCAGGTTCTCCTTGAGGCCTAAGAAAGCTAAATGAAGTGTGAGGCGCTCTCAAACTCTTTCTGATTGGCACCACCATGAATAACAAAAAAGCAAATCCAATTATTAGTTTTTGAGGTTGGCTCACTATTTTTGTTGATGGGAGAACCATACATGATcaagttttcatttttatttctgTCCTGCTAACTTCAAGAATCTTATTACTTTTAGATACTGTCCATTTGACATTTTCTCCCGTTGACAATTTTTGAAGCTAAATTTACTTCCATCCTGAACTGAATATGTGATCCTTCCACACTCTGGACACTGAAAGaaagttgattttttaaatcatCTCACCAAGAATATATACTATTAACAGACTTGAATTCTCCTACGAATTTGCATTTTCTGAATGCGTGTTTGATAACTGGATTTTCATAAATAACCGAATGTGAAAATATGACATGGAAGTTCCTATCAGAGCATAATGTTGGAATTGCATTTGATGTTTCAGCCTCTTTCCGAACTCCATATGAAAAAATGCAAGAGATGTGGCTTTTATGAGGAGGGTACAATAATGCTGCATGATATAGATGAATGGGAGTTTTGTGCTTCTGATTTTTCAAGTGTTGATGGCAAATACATCCATTTCAAGGAGAAAGAGCTCAATGCAACGTTTTTGTGCCCAGAGTGTATTCCTGTAGGTGGTGAGTGTTCCTCTCTCTTATCCTAATTGAATTTGTTTGCTTATTTCTTCTAATCATTCTTGTAACTTTTACCTTTATTGCCTTCTATATTCTGTAGCTCCAGATGACTGGAGTCCTCAAAATGAGAAAACAAAGAACATGGCTTTAGTGGTGGGAATCACTGCTTTGGTCTCGGTAGTTTTGGTTCTTGGTGTGGTAGCTTCATACAAGTTTTGGCAGAGAAGGAAGAGGCTACAAGAGCAAGCGCGGTTCCTGAGACTCTTCGAAGAGGACGATGAGATTGCGGATGAATTGGGCATTGGTCCTCTTACCCATGTCATTTAGAACTTCATACATGTTTTTAGATATGCATCTCATAAGCTAATAGTCAGTTTGATTTTGTATAGTAAAAGGCATGTAATCTTCAATGTAGTAAAATGCGAGTGGCTAACATACTATGTAAATAGAAACAATTTACAGTAATTGTTTTGGCACAACTCAGTATAATAAAGCATATTATTTCAAACAAGTTGTCTTCTTGGTCTCTTTGACTTTTGTTTCTCTACTGAAACACTATTCTATGCCACTGGTGATTTGATTCTTCTACCTCCTTTGGCTCAAAAAGGAAAAGATAAAAACCAGAGAACTTGAGCGCAAAGGCCAATCCTTTCAGTTTCCATGTATATTTTGTTCCACATTGCTTTGGGGTAAAACAAAGCCTTTGTTGTGCATGTACTCGGGTGCCTTTAGGGAGGGGGCAAGGGCGCTGTAAAGGGCAAAAAGTGGGTGGAAGCTACTCtatcagagccaggtttcgatcctgggacctgtgggttatgggcccaccacgcttCCGCTGCGCCACTCTGATTGTTGAGTATTGGATGTGTTTATATCTTTATAGTTCTAAAAGGATACTTCCAATGAATTTTACCCCTAATTGTAGCAggattagttataatttttaatgacTTAGGCCTTATTTGAAAATCACCGGATAGCTGTTGCTGacatgttttattattattattattataagagaaatttaaaataataaaaagtgtaATAATTAAAGGAAGAGAGTTCGcttttggtcccttaactattatacatgaatctTATTTGGTGattgattattaaaaaattttaattaagtatatgattatgtaatttgtattacatttggtTCTGCCGTTCAACTTCCTAGCCAATTATGtaatacatattttatatattattatggtataatttgttttggaaaaaaatgattaaataaatcTCTTAAGTCTAGTAAATAGTGCAATtgactaatttaaaattttcattaaaattcCCAAAAGTgacaaaaagtgtaattaaattcaaataataggTAATCAATTGATCACTATTAACATGACCTTCATGTGACTATgacaaattatgctgtggaatTTGCGTCCACCTTataaggtggacctaggtctatattcacaattttaaaactctattgAGAGAGTAATTGAGCCAGCAGTATCCGACCCGAACCACAAACACTGACCCGAAGGCAGATAAAtggtcacccgttacacaaggATGGCACTTTGGAGAGGAATTATGCCTTGTTGTTATTACCAGCACTTAGTACAGATAGGATTAAATGTACGTTACACGGAGAGTTGTTTGTAGTAGATATAAACGAATAGTCTGTTATCGAGGGTGGGGGGACACTCTGTTTCTGACACACAACACTACTGTCCTCAAACACTATTATACTACTAATTGTACTGAACTAATAATACAAACTATATtccggtaacatatttaccatcatctatgttcacaattttagaattttatgttcacagttttaaaattctatgttcagaattttagaactttatattcacaattttaaatctcaatatacaaaattacattactcaatattcacaattttgttatatagattcaaagattgtgttatactattgaatatagagttctgaaattacgaacatagagttttgtaattgtaaatatagagttcaaaaattgggaacgtagagttctgtaattgtgaatatagagttctaaaattataaatatagagttctataCTTGTGAACATGGAtcagggtccaccttgcaaggtggacacaGGTCCATAGCATAACAATTGTGTGACTATCAGATATTCAGATGCTTACCCAAATCTTAAgtatataatttcttaaaaatcttttttttttcaataaccGTCTTCTAGAATATTAATCGAGTTTTACTACATGTACTCCCTATATCTACTTCCTCACTTTTACTCCCTAATTGTATTTCCATCCCGTGAGTTCcaataaaaatgtcaaaatcaaaattttatgagtaaaagaaaagttttttttagtactactgactctgttacactGTAGTATTACAAAGAGACAACAgcacctccactgaggctcgaactcacccctTCCACATGGGGTGCAATAgagtgccattagaccacatgagaagtaaaagttgggaatataatttagaaataagagtaatatttttcataataatcaGTCATATCCACCATCAAGATAGTTATAATTGTCCATCAATGACAGTCACTGCTATTCAAAATTGTAGATGTCCATGATTgtccctttttcttttcttttctttattttattaaaatgaacAAGTTTAATATTGTTTTGGTTTGATTGGAAagactttttatatttataatggaaaatggcaatttttgtcatttaaatatattcatattgtatgttcaaaaaaaaatatattcatattgtaGATTCAAACAATGAATTATtacaatattcatttttttctctttaattatttataaatggGCAGTTTTAACCAAGCTATTAATAGAATCTATtgtatcataaaaaaaaaaaaaattatattacaaaaacTGTCAAGggtaattaaataatttcacAAAAATGTTTCCTTTTTCCTCATGAATGCCACATATATGACCCATTACGGTATGAACTCTTGGGTAGCatttaaaaaagttattattttaagctttctatatttatatctacATTTACGTCTACAATTATTATAAGAGTTGTTAGACCCTtgactggaactaaaaaaaatgttgatgtaATAGTATGCTATAACATATtatactttgtgttcttcttattgtgcaataatctccaattaaattcttaatatatcctaatcctttataattttaccaaattctttccgtcAAATATAACGAAAGTTTAGCGtcaaattctttaggcaatttgtttctttattgcgaatttcaaaaaaattgtcaatttgtttCTTAATAATCATAACATCAAATGTGTTAATTTtactaacttaaaattagaatattatattgaagtcttaatagaattctataatacaattctgtatagattcctaccttaaaattagaatattgaaacttatagaatcctattaggaatttataaaaaattgtattataaaatcatattaaaatttcaatattttaattttaccattAACCAACAGGTTACCCATAAATTGGacttatttgataaaaaataggaaaaagggtcaaatcaGCCCCCTAAGTGAACCGGATAGTGCAATTAACCCCCCTAAGTAAAATAAGCTTCATATATGTCCCTTAAACCGGTAAAAAGATGCAATTAAGCCCATTTATTACCTATGCTGCCGGTTAATGCTTAGGTGTCGCCAACATGGATTCAATTTGACACTATTTATCCTAAGTggaattgttttttatttaaaaaaaaataaatgcacTAAAGCCGTAATCTTTGTTCCCGTAGAACTGTTCTTCTTATCTTTGTCTTCTCTATCGTCAATCTCTCCTCTTCGAACACAGCGACGTAAAAATCCATCGTTTTCCTCTCCTCTTCGAACACAGCGACGTAAAAATCCATCGTTTTCTTCAACCCAGGCCAGAACAGTTAAGCTCTTTAATCTTTCTCGCATTCTGGAGGCCAGAACAGTTAAGCTCTTTAATCTTTCTCGCATTCTGGAGGCCAGAACAGTTAAGCTCTTTAATCTTTCTCGCATTCTGGAATTGCTCAATCATCAGTCATTACACTCGTCTTCTTCGAAATGTCTTCTTCCTGTCAGAGTGGGTCGCCATTTTCATCGACTTATTTGAGACCAAATCTCCATTATGAGCCAGCAATCTATTGTCGTTGTGGGTTAAAAGCGCCATTGTGTCATACACGAGATAATGGGCAAAAATTTTTTGGGTGTCAAAGATATAAGGTTTTTCCCTTTTGTATATGATATAAGAATTATATGGTGTTCTACTTTTGTTCATGAAATTTGCAGAGTATTATGAGTGGAATTATATATGTTCATGAATCCATTTACTTATTTGCAGAGATATAAGGTGTGTTTTGGAATTCTATATTGTCTAGCTAAAATTGCATTTCACTTATGAATCCATTTACTTATTTGAAATTCTATGTGTTCTGCTTGTGTTTATGAATCCATTTACTGTCAAAAATTGTACGAGAATAGCATGGTTGCTCCACATAGTATGAATCAATACTATGATGAATTCTTTTCAAATTGTATTCATTCTTTACTATGATTAAAGAATGAAATCAATACTCTGACTCTGTTAATTCAACAaagtatataattattttcgtTGAATCTATTGAGCATAGTCTGTAGTTAATTCATTTGTGTAGTTGAacttatacaatatttattttacagGATGGAGGATGTGGTTTCTTTGTATGGAAAGAGCATATCTTGGCTAATGATGTTGATCTTGGCTAATGATGTTGAAGCTGTGAATGATGTGAACAATATGCCAATTCATGAGTTGAAAAGGGTGATATTGAAATTGCAAGATGAAATCAAACACCTACGAAGGGATTTGGAACTTCAATATGGggaaattaagaaaatgaagagaatgtGGGTGATTTTTAGTGTAATAGttgtagcaatttatttattatgtaattTCTAGCACAGTAGTGTAAATTTTGAGTATGTTCCTATGTTGATTTAAGGTTACTTGATGGTAGTGTACATTGAACAATTGCAATGAGAATGATGATGGCAGTAGCAAGGTATTAGTTATCCACACTGCATTCATATACAATGATTATGGCAGTGCATGTACTCTGGAATTCATattacaaacaaacaaattaaaggtaTTGAGGtcatataaacaaacaaacatgtaAACTAGAGTCCATatcacaaacaaacaaacatgtaCACTAATTTGCATACAATGATTATGGCAGTCACACAAAGAGCAgtgaacaaaatataataattttcattCAGTACTTGTCCACCATCTATTACAAAAAGGTCATAGTTAACTTCCTAGCAACAACCCACATTTTagcattacaaaaaaataacattgaGCAATCCTTAAGATGATgacaatgtacattttacaaaatagaacaagttctacTACATTGTCTGCCACTTTTGCTCCTTCAACACCATTTGCATGAAGTCCATCATGTCCAAGCTCATTCCCCTGCTTGGCTAGACTATAACAAATACCAATCATAAAGTTTCAATTATGCAAGtatgaaatataaaatagtataaaaagtgaataaaagTTTTAGTAACACTTACGTTTAATGGCACATTTCTAGCTTCTGTTGTTTTTCTTGGACAATATCTCTTATTATGTCCACTCTCCTTACACATGGAACAACTAATTGATCCTCCTTTCCTAGACATTTTGGTCTTAGAATGACGTGGCTCATTTTCNCAACCCAGGCCAGAACAGTTAAGCTCTTTAATCTTTCTCGCATTCTGGAATTGCTCAATCATCAGTCATTACACTCGTCTTCTTCGAAATGTCTTCTTCCTGTCAGAGTGGGTCGCCATTTTCATCGACTTATTTGAGACCAAATCTCCATTATGAGCCAGCAATCTATTGTCGTTGTGGGTTAAAAGCGCCATTGTGTCATACACGAGATAATGGGCAAAAATTTTTTGGGTGTCAAAGATATAAGGTTTTTCCCTTTTGTATATGATATAAGAATTATATGGTGTTCTACTTTTGTTCATGAAATTTGCAGAGTATTATGAGTGGAATTATATATGTTCATGAATCCATTTACTTATTTGCAGAGATATAAGGTGTGTTTTGGAATTCTATATTGTCTAGCTAAAATTGCATTTCACTTATGAATCCATTTACTTATTTGAAATTCTATGTGTTCTGCTTGTGTTTATGAATCCATTTACTGTCAAAAATTGTACGAGAATAGCATGGTTGCTCCACATAGTATGAATCAATACTATGATGAATTCTTTTCAAATTGTATTCATTCTTTACTATGATTAAAGAATGAAATCAATACTCTGACTCTGTTAATTCAACAaagtatataattattttcgtTGAATCTATTGAGCATAGTCTGTAGTTAATTCATTTGTGTAGTTGAacttatacaatatttattttacagGATGGAGGATGTGGTTTCTTTGTATGGAAAGAGCATATCTTGGCTAATGATGTTGATCTTGGCTAATGATGTTGAAGCTGTGAATGATGTGAACAATATGCCAATTCATGAGTTGAAAAGGGTGATATTGAAATTGCAAGATGAAATCAAACACCTACGAAGGGATTTGGAACTTCAATATGGggaaattaagaaaatgaagagaatgtGGGTGATTTTTAGTGTAATAGttgtagcaatttatttattatgtaattTCTAGCACAGTAGTGTAAATTTTGAGTATGTTCCTATGTTGATTTAAGGTTACTTGATGGTAGTGTACATTGAACAATTGCAATGAGAATGATGATGGCAGTAGCAAGGTATTAGTTATCCACACTGCATTCATATACAATGATTATGGCAGTGCATGT encodes:
- the LOC116030829 gene encoding uncharacterized protein LOC116030829: MTLYRRIPILSLFLLRWLPEVVTAATVTLDSIEIYNTHEFLGLQPTVFFRCNGENQTTLPDVKEKGVLYRFKGEESWQPLSELHMKKCKRCGFYEEGTIMLHDIDEWEFCASDFSSVDGKYIHFKEKELNATFLCPECIPVGAPDDWSPQNEKTKNMALVVGITALVSVVLVLGVVASYKFWQRRKRLQEQARFLRLFEEDDEIADELGIGPLTHVI